A genomic region of Azoarcus sp. KH32C contains the following coding sequences:
- a CDS encoding TRZ/ATZ family hydrolase, translated as MTQPVDLLINARWIIPIEPANIVLEHHSVAVRQGRILAVMPQHEANGQFAAARTVDLPDHVLIPGLVNLHGHSAMSLMRGIADDLPLMRWLQEAIWPTEARHVTRHFVHDGTLLAAAEMLRGGITTCNEMYFYPDAAAEAFERAGMRAVVGITVLDFPTPFASDADDYLRKGLAARDQWRRHPRISFSLAPHAPYTVADANLQRVASLAAELDTIIHIHVHETAGEVHDSLAQYGVRPIARLAALGLLGHNVVAVHAVHLDDSDIELLRKHGCSIAHCPSSNMKLASGAAPVMRALEAGIPVGLGTDGAASNNRLDLFQEMRHASLLAKVISGDATAIPAHTALHMATLAGAQALGLSDRIGSIEVGKEADLCAVALDALETRPCFDPASHLVYVAGREHVSHVWVGGEIRMNKGALMLQFNDTDLLGLAAMWQTKLSN; from the coding sequence GTGACTCAACCCGTCGACCTACTGATCAACGCGCGCTGGATCATCCCGATCGAACCGGCAAACATCGTTCTCGAACACCATTCGGTCGCCGTCCGCCAAGGACGGATCCTGGCGGTAATGCCCCAACACGAGGCCAACGGACAATTCGCCGCCGCACGGACCGTCGACCTGCCCGACCATGTCCTGATCCCGGGGCTGGTGAACCTGCATGGACACAGCGCAATGAGCCTCATGCGCGGCATTGCAGACGATCTGCCGCTGATGCGTTGGCTGCAGGAAGCCATCTGGCCGACCGAAGCGCGCCACGTGACAAGGCACTTCGTCCACGACGGCACCTTGCTTGCCGCGGCCGAAATGCTCCGCGGCGGCATCACAACCTGCAATGAAATGTATTTCTACCCGGATGCGGCTGCCGAAGCTTTCGAACGCGCCGGCATGCGCGCAGTGGTCGGCATCACGGTGCTCGACTTCCCGACCCCCTTCGCCTCCGACGCCGACGACTACCTGAGAAAGGGACTCGCTGCACGCGATCAATGGCGCCGCCATCCGCGCATCAGTTTCTCGCTCGCCCCTCATGCCCCCTATACAGTCGCGGACGCCAATCTGCAACGGGTAGCGAGCCTCGCTGCCGAGCTCGATACAATTATTCACATCCACGTCCATGAGACCGCTGGCGAGGTGCACGACTCGCTCGCGCAATATGGCGTGCGTCCGATCGCACGACTCGCTGCCCTCGGATTGCTCGGACACAACGTGGTCGCCGTCCACGCGGTTCATCTCGACGACTCGGACATCGAACTGCTGCGAAAACACGGCTGCAGCATCGCCCACTGCCCCAGCTCGAACATGAAGCTCGCCAGCGGCGCAGCGCCCGTCATGCGCGCCCTGGAAGCGGGCATCCCCGTCGGACTCGGAACCGACGGCGCCGCCAGCAATAACCGCCTGGACCTGTTCCAGGAAATGCGCCACGCCAGCCTGCTTGCCAAGGTCATTTCCGGCGACGCCACGGCGATTCCTGCACACACCGCATTGCACATGGCCACGCTCGCCGGCGCCCAGGCACTCGGACTTTCGGATCGCATCGGATCGATCGAGGTCGGCAAGGAAGCGGACCTGTGCGCCGTCGCACTCGACGCACTGGAGACCCGCCCATGCTTCGACCCGGCATCGCATTTGGTATATGTCGCAGGCCGGGAGCATGTTTCCCATGTCTGGGTCGGGGGCGAAATCCGCATGAACAAAGGCGCTCTGATGTTGCAATTTAACGACACTGATTTGCTTGGGCTTGCCGCGATGTGGCAGACTAAACTGAGTAACTGA
- a CDS encoding OmpA family protein: MIKQSKKQMFALVAAIASIGLSAPSVFAQAKDVTVDGKGEVPYVVDGRNVVARSGAGLCWRTGYWSPAAAGTTMAGKLPVGCECDSDIIPKDKCQVAAAPAAAPAPAPAPAPAPAAGPKPTADKIKLSADTLFDFDKAILKPEGKSKLDDLAAQAKGIKLEVILAVGHTDRLGSDSYNQKLSERRANAVKTYLVSKGIEPNRIYTEGKGERQPVTGKTCSDKLARKKLIECLQPDRRVEIELVGTK, encoded by the coding sequence ATGATCAAACAGAGCAAGAAGCAGATGTTCGCACTGGTGGCCGCTATCGCGTCGATCGGCCTGTCTGCCCCCAGCGTGTTCGCACAAGCCAAGGACGTCACGGTTGATGGCAAGGGCGAAGTCCCGTACGTCGTCGATGGCCGCAATGTCGTCGCCCGTAGCGGCGCCGGCCTGTGCTGGCGTACCGGTTACTGGAGCCCCGCGGCTGCCGGCACCACCATGGCTGGCAAGCTGCCGGTCGGTTGCGAATGCGACAGCGACATCATCCCGAAGGACAAGTGCCAGGTCGCCGCCGCTCCGGCCGCCGCGCCTGCTCCCGCCCCCGCTCCTGCTCCCGCTCCCGCCGCTGGACCGAAGCCCACCGCGGACAAGATCAAGCTGTCGGCCGACACGCTGTTCGACTTCGACAAGGCGATCCTGAAGCCCGAAGGCAAGAGCAAGCTCGACGACCTCGCCGCTCAGGCCAAGGGCATCAAGCTCGAAGTGATCCTGGCCGTCGGCCACACCGACCGCCTCGGCTCCGACTCCTACAACCAGAAGCTGTCCGAGCGTCGTGCCAACGCCGTCAAGACCTATCTGGTCAGCAAGGGCATCGAGCCGAACCGCATCTACACCGAAGGCAAGGGCGAGCGCCAGCCGGTTACCGGCAAGACCTGCTCCGACAAGCTGGCGCGCAAGAAGCTGATCGAATGCCTGCAGCCGGATCGTCGCGTTGAAATCGAGCTGGTCGGCACCAAGTAA
- the ubiG gene encoding bifunctional 2-polyprenyl-6-hydroxyphenol methylase/3-demethylubiquinol 3-O-methyltransferase UbiG — translation MNTNADPAELQKFSDLAHRWWDPTSEFKPLHEINPLRLRWIDQKASLAGKRVLDIGCGGGILSESMAALGATVTGIDLSEKALGVARLHLFESGLKVDYQHTSAEAFAAQNAGSFDVVTCMEMLEHVPDPASTIAACAKLVRPGGHVFFSTINRNFKAYLFAVVGAEYILKLLPRGTHEYGKFIKPSELARYARDAGLETTELLGMSYNPIAKTYSLGQDTDVNYLMHTVAPI, via the coding sequence ATGAACACCAATGCCGATCCCGCCGAATTGCAGAAATTCAGCGACCTGGCACATCGCTGGTGGGACCCGACGTCCGAATTCAAGCCGCTGCACGAAATCAATCCGCTGCGTTTGCGCTGGATCGACCAGAAGGCATCATTGGCCGGCAAGCGTGTACTCGACATCGGCTGCGGCGGAGGGATCCTATCGGAAAGCATGGCTGCGCTCGGGGCAACGGTAACGGGCATCGACCTGTCCGAAAAGGCCCTCGGCGTCGCGCGACTGCATTTGTTCGAGTCCGGCCTGAAGGTCGATTACCAGCACACCAGCGCCGAAGCATTCGCCGCCCAGAACGCCGGCAGCTTTGACGTCGTCACCTGCATGGAAATGCTCGAACACGTCCCCGACCCCGCGAGCACAATCGCCGCTTGCGCGAAACTGGTCCGTCCGGGCGGTCATGTCTTCTTCTCGACCATCAACCGCAACTTCAAGGCCTATCTGTTTGCGGTGGTCGGCGCCGAATACATCCTCAAGCTCCTGCCTCGCGGCACGCACGAGTACGGCAAATTCATCAAACCGTCGGAGCTTGCGCGCTACGCTCGCGACGCGGGTCTCGAGACCACGGAACTGCTGGGAATGAGCTACAACCCCATCGCCAAGACCTACTCGCTGGGGCAGGACACCGACGTCAATTACCTCATGCACACCGTGGCGCCGATCTGA
- the gloA gene encoding lactoylglutathione lyase, with protein sequence MRLLHTMLRVGDLDRSIAFYTEVLGMRLLRRQDYPEGKFTLAFIGYQDESEGAVIELTHNWGVTAYEMGNAFGHIALAVPDAYRACDDIRARSGKIVREAGPMKHGNTVIAFAEDPDGYKIELIQRN encoded by the coding sequence ATGAGATTGCTTCACACAATGCTGCGAGTTGGCGATCTGGATCGCTCGATCGCGTTCTATACCGAAGTCCTGGGGATGCGCCTGCTGCGGCGCCAGGATTATCCGGAGGGGAAGTTTACGCTCGCCTTCATCGGCTACCAGGACGAGTCCGAGGGGGCGGTCATCGAGCTTACGCACAATTGGGGCGTCACGGCCTACGAGATGGGAAATGCGTTCGGCCACATCGCGCTGGCTGTTCCGGATGCCTACCGTGCCTGCGATGATATCCGGGCGCGGAGCGGAAAGATCGTGCGTGAGGCAGGGCCGATGAAGCACGGAAATACCGTCATCGCGTTCGCCGAGGACCCCGACGGATACAAGATCGAGCTGATCCAGCGCAACTGA
- a CDS encoding M48 family metallopeptidase — translation MAGQGLTRRRRTAAGLASEERREICLAGRQVAYVLRRSDRRTLGLQVSHRGVKVGVPWPTADLDVEAFIRSHQDWLLDKLVRHEARRDPREFAIADGAMLPVFGEHCRIRTGAGGRSVSWKLGVDGVEELHLPRAGDAAAHVTRALRRRALPWFGERVVEYCFRLGLPVPAVRLSSARTRWGSCSSRSGIRLHWRLIHLPPLLIDYVVAHEVAHLLEMNHSPRFWSVVERLYPQWRDARSQLKASGALLPVFGVAGEGSVDGD, via the coding sequence ATGGCAGGACAAGGTCTGACCCGGCGGCGTCGCACCGCCGCCGGACTGGCGTCCGAGGAGAGGCGGGAAATTTGCCTAGCCGGGCGGCAGGTTGCGTACGTGCTGCGCCGCTCCGACCGCCGTACGCTCGGGCTGCAGGTCAGTCATCGCGGAGTGAAAGTCGGGGTGCCCTGGCCGACAGCGGACCTGGATGTCGAAGCTTTCATCCGTTCGCATCAGGATTGGTTGCTGGATAAGCTCGTGCGGCACGAGGCTCGCAGAGATCCCCGGGAATTCGCGATTGCGGACGGAGCCATGCTTCCTGTTTTCGGGGAGCATTGCCGGATACGAACCGGTGCGGGGGGAAGGTCGGTCAGTTGGAAGCTCGGTGTCGATGGCGTCGAGGAATTGCACCTTCCGCGTGCCGGCGATGCTGCAGCGCATGTCACACGGGCTTTGCGCCGGCGGGCGCTGCCCTGGTTCGGCGAGCGGGTGGTCGAGTACTGTTTTCGTCTCGGGCTTCCGGTTCCTGCGGTGCGCTTGTCTTCGGCGCGGACGCGCTGGGGGAGTTGCAGTTCGCGCAGCGGTATCCGTCTGCACTGGCGCCTGATCCATCTTCCGCCATTGCTGATCGACTATGTGGTCGCCCATGAGGTGGCGCACCTTCTTGAGATGAACCACTCCCCGCGCTTCTGGTCGGTTGTGGAAAGGCTCTATCCGCAATGGCGGGACGCGCGTAGCCAGTTGAAGGCGTCAGGGGCCCTGCTTCCGGTATTCGGGGTCGCCGGAGAGGGGAGTGTGGATGGGGACTGA
- a CDS encoding molybdopterin-binding protein, with amino-acid sequence MAFGTVIVGDEILSGRRSDKHLAKLIEMLGARGLRLAWARYVGDDQARLIEVLKDSFGSGDVVFCFGGIGATPDDRTRQSAALALGVEVVLHPQAEAIIRAKFGAEITEHRLQLGTFPAGSEIISNPYNQIPGFAIRDHFFVPGFPVMAWPMVEAVLDTRFRHLHHVEDYVEAAVTVWDAYEGKLIELMESLEVAYPGLAVFSLPSVAEHPGERRSVELGVKGPASRVAAAMELVRNEMHARGYEWQDKV; translated from the coding sequence GTGGCATTCGGCACCGTCATCGTCGGCGACGAAATTCTGTCCGGGCGCCGTTCGGACAAACATCTCGCGAAGCTGATCGAGATGCTGGGCGCGCGGGGGCTTCGGCTCGCGTGGGCGCGCTATGTCGGCGACGATCAGGCGCGTCTGATCGAAGTCCTGAAGGACAGTTTCGGGTCAGGCGACGTCGTGTTTTGCTTCGGCGGCATCGGTGCCACGCCCGACGACCGGACGCGGCAATCGGCTGCCCTGGCGCTCGGGGTAGAAGTCGTGTTGCATCCGCAAGCCGAGGCGATCATACGGGCGAAGTTCGGCGCGGAGATCACCGAGCATCGTTTGCAGCTCGGCACATTCCCGGCCGGCAGCGAAATCATTTCCAACCCCTACAATCAGATCCCCGGGTTTGCCATCCGTGATCATTTCTTCGTGCCCGGATTCCCGGTGATGGCTTGGCCGATGGTGGAGGCAGTGCTCGATACGCGGTTTCGGCACCTCCATCATGTCGAGGACTATGTCGAGGCGGCAGTCACGGTGTGGGACGCCTACGAGGGGAAGTTGATCGAGCTGATGGAGTCCCTTGAGGTCGCCTATCCCGGGCTGGCCGTCTTCAGTCTGCCGTCCGTTGCCGAACATCCGGGCGAGCGGCGTTCGGTCGAGCTGGGGGTGAAAGGGCCGGCGTCGCGCGTCGCGGCGGCCATGGAACTCGTGCGGAACGAGATGCACGCGCGCGGTTACGAATGGCAGGACAAGGTCTGA
- a CDS encoding EI24 domain-containing protein has product MRDILVASARALRSLGRKGVFVHLLWPSLAAMALWTVIALFSWSPLVDGIMGWIQGWSFAGEWLSSSEVGAGVVLVLIKLALALALFPLIYVTAALIVAVFALPMMLEEVSRRDYADLELRRGGSNFGSAWNAVLAGVIFLVGMVVSLPLWLIPGGGLVASVVLTAWLNQRAFGYDALMLHADKAELAKLPRALRSPMLLLGGGCALLAYVPVINLVAPAFCGLAFVHFMLEALRRERTERGVSILDSVPVAR; this is encoded by the coding sequence ATGCGAGATATCCTGGTTGCCTCCGCTCGAGCGTTGCGAAGCCTTGGTCGTAAGGGCGTCTTCGTTCACCTGCTATGGCCGAGCCTTGCCGCGATGGCATTGTGGACCGTGATTGCGTTGTTCTCCTGGTCGCCCTTGGTCGACGGCATCATGGGGTGGATCCAGGGATGGTCGTTTGCGGGCGAGTGGCTGAGCTCGTCGGAGGTGGGGGCCGGCGTTGTACTGGTCCTGATCAAGTTGGCGCTGGCGCTGGCCTTGTTCCCGCTGATCTATGTCACGGCGGCATTGATCGTCGCCGTGTTCGCGTTGCCGATGATGCTCGAGGAGGTCTCGCGACGCGATTACGCGGATCTCGAGTTGCGGCGAGGTGGCTCGAATTTCGGTAGTGCCTGGAATGCAGTCCTTGCCGGGGTGATTTTTCTCGTCGGGATGGTGGTTTCACTGCCTTTGTGGCTGATTCCCGGAGGCGGTCTGGTTGCCTCGGTCGTGCTCACCGCCTGGCTCAATCAGCGCGCTTTCGGTTATGACGCACTGATGCTCCATGCGGACAAGGCGGAACTCGCGAAGTTGCCCCGCGCGTTGCGGTCGCCAATGCTCTTGCTTGGCGGGGGCTGTGCGCTGCTTGCCTACGTCCCGGTGATCAATCTGGTGGCGCCGGCGTTCTGCGGATTGGCCTTCGTTCATTTCATGCTGGAAGCCCTGAGACGGGAGCGGACGGAGCGAGGCGTCTCGATTCTCGATTCGGTTCCCGTAGCGCGCTAG
- the ffh gene encoding signal recognition particle protein: MLDNLTQRLSKVVKTLRGQARLTEDNIQDAMREVRLALLEADVALPVVKDFVARVKEKAVGQEVVGSLTPGQALVGVVYDELKALMGGSHAGLNLAAQPPAVILMAGLQGAGKTTTTGKLGKLLHERMKKKVLAVSADVYRPAAIEQLKTVAAQAGIDFFPSAATQKPVDIALAALDHARRHYYDVVLLDTAGRLAIDAAMMEEIKLLHAAVNPVETLFVVDAMLGQDAVNTARAFNEALPLTGIVLTKLDGDARGGAALSVRHVTGKPLKFAGVGEKLSGLEEFHPERMASRILGMGDILGLVEEARRGVDEDKAREFAQKLKTGKGFDLNDFKEQIAQMRKMGGLASMMDKLPAQFSQMAGKLQGGVEEKTIGRIEGIINSMTPLERAKPELIKASRKRRIAAGSGVTVQEVNRLLNQFEQTQKVMKQFSKGGLQKMMRGMKGMLPGMTR; encoded by the coding sequence ATGCTCGACAATCTCACACAACGTCTGTCCAAGGTCGTCAAGACCCTGCGTGGGCAGGCTCGGCTGACCGAAGACAACATCCAGGACGCGATGCGCGAGGTGCGCCTTGCACTGCTCGAAGCCGACGTGGCTTTGCCGGTGGTCAAGGACTTCGTTGCGCGCGTCAAGGAAAAGGCGGTCGGGCAGGAGGTTGTCGGATCGCTGACGCCGGGCCAGGCGCTCGTGGGCGTAGTGTATGACGAATTGAAGGCGCTGATGGGCGGTTCGCATGCCGGCCTCAACCTCGCCGCGCAGCCGCCGGCCGTCATTCTGATGGCGGGTCTGCAGGGCGCCGGCAAGACCACGACCACGGGCAAGCTGGGCAAGCTGCTGCACGAACGCATGAAGAAGAAGGTGTTGGCCGTGTCGGCCGACGTCTATCGTCCTGCGGCAATCGAGCAGTTGAAGACCGTTGCCGCCCAGGCAGGCATCGACTTCTTCCCGTCGGCGGCGACCCAGAAGCCCGTCGATATCGCCTTGGCGGCGCTGGATCACGCCCGTCGCCACTACTACGACGTGGTGTTGCTCGATACCGCCGGCCGTCTGGCGATCGATGCGGCGATGATGGAGGAGATCAAGCTACTCCATGCCGCCGTCAATCCGGTCGAGACCCTGTTCGTCGTCGATGCGATGCTCGGCCAGGATGCCGTCAATACGGCGCGCGCCTTCAACGAAGCGTTGCCGCTGACCGGCATCGTGCTGACCAAGCTCGACGGTGATGCGCGCGGCGGTGCGGCGTTGTCCGTGCGTCACGTGACCGGCAAGCCGCTCAAGTTCGCCGGGGTCGGCGAGAAGCTCTCCGGGCTGGAGGAATTCCATCCCGAACGGATGGCAAGCCGTATCCTGGGCATGGGCGACATCCTCGGTCTGGTGGAGGAGGCGCGCCGGGGCGTCGATGAGGATAAAGCGCGGGAGTTTGCGCAAAAGCTCAAGACCGGCAAGGGCTTCGACCTCAACGATTTCAAGGAGCAGATCGCCCAGATGCGAAAGATGGGTGGCCTCGCCTCGATGATGGACAAGCTCCCGGCGCAGTTCTCGCAGATGGCGGGCAAGCTGCAGGGCGGCGTCGAGGAGAAGACGATCGGGCGGATCGAGGGCATCATCAATTCGATGACTCCGCTCGAGCGTGCCAAGCCGGAGCTCATCAAGGCGAGCCGCAAGCGTCGTATCGCGGCGGGGTCGGGGGTCACCGTGCAAGAGGTCAACCGGCTGCTCAACCAGTTCGAGCAGACTCAGAAGGTCATGAAGCAGTTCTCGAAAGGCGGGCTGCAGAAGATGATGCGCGGCATGAAGGGCATGTTGCCCGGGATGACGCGCTAG
- a CDS encoding inner membrane protein YpjD, which yields MQTILLHLLAASLYAGLGIHFWRNIVAGRKGNPRQSMSVGERITMLGAILAHGWALQEALFPGDGMRFGFGFAVSLVIWLAVCFYWIETFYARLEGLHGFVVTAGAGGSLLPLIFPGQHALANAGSPAFRAHFIIAMLAYSLFTLAALHAMLMAIAERQLHSGRLTRTFANLPPLLTMETLLFRLIGIAFLLLTLTLSSGIVFSESLFGQAFRLDHKTVFAIISWLLFGALLVGRTIWGWRGRVALRWTLAGFTTLVLAYVGSRFVIEIVLGRAT from the coding sequence ATGCAAACCATTCTACTTCATCTCCTAGCCGCCTCGCTCTACGCGGGGCTGGGTATCCATTTTTGGCGCAACATCGTCGCAGGTCGCAAGGGCAATCCACGGCAATCCATGTCGGTCGGCGAACGCATCACGATGCTGGGCGCGATCCTTGCGCACGGCTGGGCACTCCAAGAGGCACTCTTCCCGGGGGATGGCATGCGATTCGGCTTCGGTTTCGCCGTCTCCCTCGTAATCTGGCTTGCAGTCTGTTTCTACTGGATTGAAACCTTCTATGCGCGGCTCGAGGGGCTTCACGGGTTCGTCGTCACGGCGGGTGCCGGGGGCAGCCTCCTGCCGCTCATCTTCCCGGGCCAGCACGCACTCGCGAACGCGGGTTCCCCGGCCTTCCGCGCGCACTTCATCATTGCCATGCTGGCCTATAGCCTCTTCACCCTGGCCGCGCTCCACGCCATGCTGATGGCCATCGCAGAACGACAGTTGCACAGCGGAAGGCTGACGCGGACCTTCGCCAACCTGCCGCCCTTGCTAACAATGGAAACGCTGCTGTTCCGCCTGATCGGCATCGCATTCCTCCTGCTGACGCTCACGCTGAGTTCAGGCATCGTCTTTTCCGAATCGCTTTTCGGGCAGGCGTTCCGTCTCGATCACAAGACCGTCTTCGCGATCATCTCGTGGCTCCTGTTCGGCGCGCTTCTCGTTGGCCGCACAATATGGGGATGGCGCGGCCGCGTCGCCCTTCGGTGGACGCTGGCAGGGTTCACGACGCTCGTGCTCGCCTACGTGGGAAGCCGCTTTGTCATCGAAATCGTGCTCGGCCGGGCAACCTGA
- the pilB gene encoding type IV-A pilus assembly ATPase PilB, with the protein MAANPQTALSGLARALVQHGRLSEADAATCTTSAPAVPNGFILELAQRKLITTKEVAWFAAETFGYPLLDIAAVDRSFFPKDAIDRKLISKHQIIALGKRQNRLTVAAADPSNMRALDEIRFQTGMQVDLVIVEADRLARLAEALSESAADTLKELTGEDFDMDLLQGQEPAAETASDEGSAEVDDAPVVKFIQKVLIDAINEGASDIHFEPYEKYYRIRVRTDGILREIAQPPLVLKEKIAARIKVISRLDISEKRVPQDGRMKLVLSKSKSIDFRVSTLPTLHGEKIVMRILDANSAMLGIDALGYEPDQKKVLMDAIERPYGMVLVTGPTGSGKTVSLYTCLNILNKPGVNISTAEDPAEINLPGINQVNVNEKAGLTFAASLRSFLRQDPDVIMVGEIRDLETAEISVKAAQTGHLVLSTLHTNDAPTTLERLKNMGVAPFNIASSVIMITAQRLARRLCTCKQPVDIPIEALLQAGFSGDELDGSWRPYGPVGCERCKGSGYKGRLGIYQVMPISDEIAHIIMTNGNSIDIAAQAQREGVRDLRQSGLLKVKQGATSLEEVLATTNE; encoded by the coding sequence ATGGCAGCAAACCCTCAGACCGCACTGAGCGGCCTTGCACGAGCATTGGTTCAACACGGCCGCCTGTCGGAGGCGGATGCGGCGACGTGCACGACCAGCGCACCGGCGGTCCCCAACGGGTTCATTCTGGAGCTCGCGCAGCGCAAACTGATCACCACCAAGGAAGTCGCCTGGTTCGCCGCCGAAACCTTCGGCTACCCGCTACTTGATATCGCGGCTGTCGACCGCTCTTTCTTCCCGAAGGATGCCATCGATCGCAAGCTGATCAGCAAACATCAGATCATTGCGCTCGGCAAGCGTCAGAACCGCCTCACCGTTGCCGCCGCCGATCCGTCGAACATGCGGGCTCTCGACGAGATCCGGTTCCAAACGGGCATGCAAGTGGATCTGGTCATCGTCGAGGCCGACCGGCTCGCCCGCCTCGCCGAAGCGTTGTCCGAATCTGCCGCCGACACGCTGAAAGAGCTGACCGGCGAAGATTTCGACATGGACCTCCTGCAGGGGCAGGAGCCTGCGGCCGAAACGGCATCTGACGAAGGCTCGGCGGAAGTTGACGATGCGCCGGTCGTCAAATTCATTCAGAAAGTCCTGATCGATGCGATTAACGAAGGCGCATCCGACATCCACTTCGAGCCGTACGAGAAGTACTACCGCATCCGGGTTCGGACCGACGGCATCCTGCGCGAGATCGCGCAACCGCCGCTGGTGCTCAAGGAAAAGATTGCCGCGCGGATCAAGGTGATATCGCGGCTCGATATTTCGGAAAAGCGCGTCCCGCAAGACGGCCGGATGAAGCTGGTGCTGTCCAAGAGCAAGTCGATCGACTTTCGCGTTTCCACCTTGCCGACACTTCACGGCGAAAAGATCGTGATGCGTATTCTGGACGCCAACTCCGCGATGCTCGGCATCGATGCGCTGGGTTACGAGCCCGACCAGAAAAAGGTGCTCATGGATGCGATCGAACGCCCATACGGGATGGTTCTTGTCACCGGACCGACCGGTTCTGGCAAGACCGTTTCGCTCTACACCTGTCTCAATATCCTGAACAAGCCCGGGGTCAACATCTCGACGGCCGAGGATCCCGCAGAAATCAACCTGCCCGGCATCAACCAGGTCAACGTCAACGAAAAAGCCGGCCTCACGTTCGCGGCGTCTCTTCGTTCGTTTCTGCGCCAGGATCCGGACGTCATCATGGTGGGCGAAATCCGAGACCTGGAAACCGCCGAGATTTCCGTCAAGGCCGCGCAGACCGGCCACCTCGTCCTCTCGACGCTGCATACCAACGATGCGCCCACGACGCTGGAACGCCTCAAAAACATGGGCGTCGCGCCTTTCAACATTGCATCGTCCGTGATCATGATCACCGCGCAGCGACTTGCGCGCCGCCTGTGCACCTGCAAGCAACCGGTGGACATTCCCATCGAGGCCTTGCTGCAAGCCGGTTTCAGCGGCGACGAACTCGACGGCAGCTGGCGCCCCTATGGCCCGGTCGGCTGCGAACGATGCAAGGGGAGCGGCTACAAGGGCCGGCTCGGCATCTACCAGGTCATGCCGATCAGCGACGAGATCGCACATATCATCATGACGAACGGCAATTCGATCGACATTGCCGCACAAGCACAACGGGAAGGCGTCCGCGACCTGCGACAGTCCGGACTCCTGAAGGTCAAGCAGGGGGCCACTTCGCTTGAAGAAGTGCTCGCCACTACAAACGAATAA
- a CDS encoding type II secretion system F family protein: MATTTRGKVAAASGPKEVLYAWEGRDKTGKQVRGEMRASGESVVQATLRRQGVQVSKVKKQSMARGHKITDKDIALFTRQLATMMKSGVPLLQAFDIGIKGSSNPSLARLLNDVRTDVETGSSLSQAFSKHPLYFDKLFCNLVAAGEQAGILDGLLDRIATYKEKILAIKSKIKSAMFYPIAVIVVAAIVVTVIMLFVVPEFKKVFHSFGADLPAPTLVVIAISDAFVSNWYIVFGALVGIFMGISASYKRSSAMQIAVDRIVLQAPVVGDIIRKATVARWTRTLSTMFAAGVPLVEALESVGGASGNYVYLTATRQIQTEVSTGTSLTVAMQNADVFPGMVVQMVSIGEESGQLDSMLGKVSDFYEQEVDDAVAGLSTLLEPLIMVFLGVVIGGLVVAMYLPIFKLGEVV; encoded by the coding sequence ATGGCGACCACGACCCGAGGCAAGGTAGCCGCCGCCAGCGGCCCCAAGGAAGTCCTGTACGCATGGGAAGGACGGGACAAGACCGGCAAGCAGGTGCGCGGGGAAATGCGCGCGAGCGGGGAGTCCGTGGTTCAGGCCACGCTGCGACGCCAGGGCGTCCAGGTGTCCAAGGTCAAGAAGCAAAGCATGGCCCGCGGTCACAAGATCACCGACAAGGACATTGCGCTCTTTACCCGCCAGCTGGCGACCATGATGAAATCGGGCGTCCCGCTGCTGCAGGCCTTCGATATCGGCATCAAGGGTTCGAGCAATCCCAGTCTCGCGCGACTGCTGAATGACGTACGGACCGACGTGGAAACGGGCTCGAGCCTCTCGCAGGCCTTCAGCAAACACCCGCTCTATTTCGACAAGCTCTTCTGCAACCTCGTCGCGGCCGGCGAACAGGCCGGTATTCTGGATGGCCTGCTTGACCGCATCGCCACCTACAAGGAAAAGATCCTTGCGATCAAGAGCAAGATCAAGTCGGCGATGTTTTACCCGATCGCCGTCATCGTCGTTGCGGCGATTGTCGTGACGGTGATCATGTTGTTCGTGGTGCCTGAATTCAAGAAGGTTTTCCATAGCTTCGGCGCAGACCTTCCCGCTCCGACTCTGGTGGTCATTGCGATCTCGGACGCCTTCGTGTCGAACTGGTACATCGTATTCGGCGCACTCGTCGGCATCTTCATGGGGATCAGTGCAAGCTACAAACGCTCGAGTGCGATGCAGATTGCAGTTGACCGTATCGTGCTGCAGGCCCCGGTCGTCGGCGATATCATTCGCAAAGCAACGGTTGCGCGCTGGACGCGAACGCTGTCGACGATGTTCGCGGCAGGCGTCCCGCTGGTGGAAGCCCTCGAGTCCGTGGGCGGCGCCTCGGGCAACTACGTTTACCTGACTGCGACACGCCAGATTCAGACCGAGGTCAGCACCGGCACCAGTCTGACGGTCGCCATGCAGAACGCCGATGTGTTTCCGGGCATGGTGGTTCAGATGGTCTCGATCGGCGAAGAGTCTGGTCAGCTCGATTCGATGCTCGGAAAAGTCTCCGACTTCTATGAGCAGGAAGTCGACGACGCGGTCGCGGGGCTTTCGACGCTACTCGAACCCCTCATCATGGTGTTCCTCGGCGTCGTGATCGGCGGCCTGGTCGTCGCGATGTATCTGCCCATCTTCAAACTTGGCGAAGTGGTCTGA